Proteins from one Methanofastidiosum sp. genomic window:
- a CDS encoding DUF835 domain-containing protein: protein MDKDEFNILIVDDEINIRDSLKIILETEGYTVLDADSGEEAIKKFKSNSIHLVLLDLKMKGMSGEETLKNIKNINSETMVIILTGHATLDSSLEAIKHGAYDYLKKPVSVDDIRRLVFKAYDRWKLSNLVKHYNNALKQRYVKRNKELLSVITLSEKLREIDSLEKGAKLIVDTIHEAVGVDKVVFYSVEGDGNPIILNKIGFNLKEEKKLINIYNNYKNKNTAPVSKNSFFSPIFFEKDIIGALYVEKLDTPFEQEDENVIILISGESTPFLLRFKYNISTNGEEEAPFPIKYELPSSKSFIVYEKKYEKSFEIFKDLVTHNISGLAITRTSPGLLKKIYDLEKTPFIWLSKIEGVNTISPIYLNSLMNLITDFINKGKDSIVILEGLEYLIAQNNFDIVLKFIQALRDLVLIENSRLIIPLNKDAFSQKELAQLEKELEVLKLKN, encoded by the coding sequence ATGGATAAAGACGAGTTCAATATTCTAATAGTCGATGATGAAATAAACATAAGGGACAGCCTGAAAATAATCTTGGAAACAGAAGGATACACTGTATTAGATGCGGACAGTGGCGAAGAAGCAATCAAAAAATTCAAAAGTAATAGCATTCATCTTGTTCTGCTTGACCTCAAAATGAAGGGGATGTCTGGTGAAGAAACTTTAAAAAATATTAAGAATATCAATTCTGAAACAATGGTTATAATTTTAACTGGCCACGCAACCCTTGACTCATCACTTGAAGCTATTAAACATGGGGCCTACGATTATCTGAAAAAACCTGTTAGCGTAGACGATATAAGGCGCCTTGTTTTCAAGGCCTATGATAGGTGGAAACTATCTAATCTTGTGAAGCATTATAATAATGCATTGAAACAGAGATATGTAAAAAGAAACAAAGAATTACTTTCTGTGATTACTTTATCGGAGAAGCTTAGAGAAATTGATTCCTTAGAAAAAGGGGCAAAGCTAATCGTGGACACAATTCATGAGGCAGTTGGAGTTGACAAAGTAGTATTTTACTCAGTTGAAGGGGATGGGAATCCTATAATTTTAAATAAGATAGGATTTAACTTAAAAGAAGAAAAAAAACTCATTAATATTTATAATAACTATAAAAATAAAAATACGGCCCCTGTCTCTAAAAATAGTTTTTTCTCGCCCATATTTTTTGAAAAGGATATCATAGGGGCATTATATGTTGAGAAATTAGATACGCCTTTTGAACAAGAGGATGAAAACGTTATCATTTTAATATCTGGAGAATCCACTCCATTTCTTTTAAGATTTAAGTATAATATATCTACTAATGGAGAAGAAGAGGCACCTTTCCCAATTAAGTATGAACTCCCCTCCAGCAAATCATTTATAGTCTATGAAAAAAAATATGAGAAGAGTTTTGAAATCTTTAAGGACCTTGTAACACACAACATATCAGGTCTTGCAATAACAAGAACATCACCTGGATTACTAAAGAAAATATATGATCTTGAAAAGACGCCTTTTATTTGGTTATCAAAGATAGAAGGAGTAAATACAATTTCTCCTATTTACCTAAATAGCCTTATGAACCTAATAACAGATTTTATTAATAAAGGAAAAGATTCCATTGTTATTCTGGAAGGGCTTGAATATTTAATAGCTCAGAACAATTTTGATATAGTCTTAAAATTTATACAAGCGCTTAGAGATTTAGTTCTAATTGAAAATTCACGCTTGATTATTCCATTAAATAAAGACGCTTTTAGCCAAAAGGAGCTTGCACAACTTGAAAAAGAACTTGAAGTATTAAAACTAAAAAATTGA
- a CDS encoding MMPL family transporter, producing the protein MNKILKNGRVLLLIVAVIFSAVAINFNGISTGLDLEGGTLVTLELERAVANDVMEDTVTRLELRLNRLGISDVNVRPWGESNIMVEVSGTSAEKEASVIKILQEQGVYEARIDGVVAVKGSDIVRVDPPEVRQTSYEGINWNVPFTITKEAGQTFANVAKGKGGYPVDMFLDRPANSVIVMNKNMYGSITGLPSDFNISGIDVNVSIPQIENVFSIERRIGDDIKIVTYTNSSEIPSLLKNYVGDKERVIVLATENEVGRDIYNQIAAMGFKTEREIMAENESQSAYFSRVVGLMNSPLLSENLATGEASATPSYVIQGVSATSEEAIKETSELKIILQSGALPVATEIVGKSFISPTLGSEFIRQVLIAGLAALLAVAAIVFIRYRRIYISLPIILISFSEIIIILGVASVIHWTIDLAAMAGIIAAIGTGVDHQIVITDESLMEKGGEKRKRKSIKKRVEHAFFIIFTSAFTTIGAMAPLAYLSLGMLRGFAVTTIIGLLIGITITRPAYGNIAKILLKNQ; encoded by the coding sequence ATGAATAAGATTCTAAAGAACGGCAGAGTTCTCTTATTGATAGTTGCAGTGATATTTTCAGCTGTTGCAATTAATTTTAACGGCATATCTACAGGCCTTGATCTAGAAGGTGGAACACTTGTTACCTTGGAGCTTGAAAGAGCCGTTGCAAATGATGTAATGGAGGATACTGTTACAAGGCTTGAGTTAAGATTGAACAGGCTTGGTATATCTGATGTAAATGTAAGGCCGTGGGGAGAATCCAATATAATGGTTGAGGTCTCAGGAACTTCAGCAGAAAAAGAAGCAAGTGTCATTAAGATTCTCCAAGAGCAGGGGGTATACGAGGCAAGAATTGATGGAGTAGTTGCCGTAAAAGGCTCAGATATTGTAAGGGTAGATCCACCTGAAGTCAGGCAAACTTCATATGAAGGAATAAACTGGAATGTACCATTCACCATTACTAAGGAAGCTGGGCAAACTTTTGCTAACGTAGCTAAAGGCAAAGGCGGATACCCAGTAGACATGTTTCTTGACAGGCCTGCAAATTCAGTTATAGTGATGAACAAAAATATGTACGGTTCCATAACTGGCCTGCCATCTGACTTTAATATATCAGGAATTGATGTAAACGTTTCAATCCCTCAAATAGAAAATGTATTTTCGATTGAAAGGAGAATTGGAGACGATATAAAAATAGTAACTTATACAAATAGCTCAGAAATTCCTTCACTCTTGAAGAATTATGTGGGGGATAAGGAAAGAGTAATAGTCCTTGCAACAGAAAATGAAGTTGGAAGAGACATCTACAATCAGATAGCTGCCATGGGATTCAAAACTGAAAGAGAAATCATGGCAGAAAATGAGAGCCAAAGCGCCTATTTCTCAAGAGTAGTTGGTCTTATGAACTCTCCATTACTCTCTGAAAATCTCGCCACTGGAGAGGCTTCGGCTACACCATCTTATGTAATACAAGGCGTTTCCGCGACTTCAGAAGAGGCTATCAAAGAAACTTCAGAATTAAAGATAATACTTCAATCAGGTGCACTTCCTGTTGCAACAGAAATTGTGGGGAAGAGCTTTATTTCACCGACACTTGGTTCAGAGTTTATTAGACAAGTGCTGATTGCAGGTCTTGCAGCGCTTCTTGCAGTTGCAGCTATTGTTTTCATTCGATACAGAAGAATCTATATTTCCTTGCCCATAATACTAATATCCTTCTCAGAGATTATTATAATATTGGGTGTTGCATCTGTTATCCACTGGACAATTGATCTTGCCGCGATGGCGGGTATTATTGCCGCAATAGGTACAGGTGTAGACCACCAGATAGTTATTACAGATGAATCCCTGATGGAAAAAGGTGGAGAGAAGAGAAAAAGGAAGAGCATCAAAAAGAGAGTTGAGCATGCCTTCTTTATTATATTCACATCAGCCTTCACAACAATAGGGGCTATGGCCCCTCTTGCATATTTGAGTTTGGGGATGCTTAGAGGATTTGCAGTGACTACAATAATAGGTCTTTTAATTGGAATAACAATAACAAGACCTGCTTATGGCAATATAGCAAAAATATTATTAAAAAATCAATAA
- a CDS encoding protein translocase subunit SecF: MKAFEKIFDRIDVTKHNYKKLIIFPLIIVLISVIIISTLGVNLGVDLRGGTLATVQGVEYTPEIQNYLITNLGDSTIKVRSIFSPLAEGFIVETGPDVDSAKLISLINQRYPDVAVSVQNIGPSLGASFLKQGTQAVLFAFLFMAIIVFIAFRMPIPAGAIVFAAFSDMLIALAFMSVAGIELSRYTIAAVLMLIGYSVDTDILLTARVLKEKGDDINERIRNAMGTGLTMTMTTLAALTALYIFSTSDVLDDIAIVLIFGLIGDLMMTWLFNAGVLKWYALRKQGAD, from the coding sequence ATGAAGGCATTTGAAAAAATTTTTGATAGGATTGACGTTACAAAGCATAATTATAAAAAATTGATAATATTCCCTTTAATTATAGTATTAATATCTGTTATCATTATCTCAACTCTTGGAGTTAATTTGGGTGTTGATCTAAGAGGTGGAACACTTGCAACAGTTCAGGGAGTTGAATACACTCCTGAAATTCAAAATTATCTTATTACAAATCTAGGTGATTCAACTATCAAGGTAAGATCAATTTTCAGCCCCTTGGCAGAAGGATTTATTGTAGAAACTGGGCCTGATGTCGATTCGGCAAAATTAATCAGCTTGATAAATCAGAGATACCCAGATGTTGCTGTAAGCGTACAGAACATCGGACCTTCCTTGGGCGCCTCGTTTTTGAAGCAAGGTACTCAAGCAGTTTTATTTGCATTTTTATTTATGGCTATTATTGTCTTTATAGCTTTCAGAATGCCCATACCCGCAGGTGCTATTGTCTTTGCAGCTTTTTCTGATATGTTGATTGCTCTTGCATTTATGTCAGTTGCAGGGATTGAACTTTCAAGATATACCATAGCTGCTGTTTTGATGTTGATAGGTTATTCTGTAGATACAGATATCCTTCTTACGGCAAGAGTTCTTAAAGAAAAAGGAGACGACATAAATGAAAGAATAAGAAATGCAATGGGCACTGGGCTCACAATGACAATGACCACTCTTGCTGCGCTGACGGCGCTTTACATATTTTCTACTTCTGATGTCCTAGATGATATTGCTATTGTTTTGATATTCGGCCTTATAGGTGATCTTATGATGACCTGGCTCTTCAATGCAGGAGTATTGAAATGGTATGCACTTAGAAAGCAGGGGGCTGACTAA